Proteins from one Penicillium digitatum chromosome 2, complete sequence genomic window:
- a CDS encoding Auxin efflux carrier has product MPNDGLVTPFLGALQACVSVLLTMCYGFAARRLNLIHETTINDLLGLGVKLLLPALLVVHLGEQLHLGTAMNYVPVISKSWRPLMNPALLTHRISLPFEVWSVLYTSVSIGLGHFLSRLLGLPQWVTPACSFNNTTSLPLLLLHSLKSVGSLKLILRNGETTASAIDRAQSYFLVCGVISKTIAYIVGPKMLQDRGDNLRSAEERQRTASILAEDEQLTEETSLLPPRAQQARTSAGNLIRRSTHWLGSLFPHRVKQELLAPFESPFTDVTIICTILGTVLGLIPSLHRAFFFDEEEGGIFNAWLTASVSNIGGLFTTLQIFMVGCKLGITFERMVAEGHSGQIPVKAITTIFMVRLVVWPALSVSLIYGLAQQTHFLDDDPMLWFSMMLMPAGPPALLISGLAELAQASEMEKMVIAKTLTILYALSPFVCFSITGALKASEAVLKGKR; this is encoded by the exons ATGCCCAACGACGGCTTAGTGACACCCTTCCTGGGCGCACTGCAAGCCTGTGTATCCGTCCTGTTGACTATGTGCTACGGCTTTGCTGCTCGTCGACTCAATCTAATCCACGAGACTACAATAAATGACCTGTTGGGATTAGGCGTGAAACTTCTCTTACCGGCACTACTCGTCGTGCATCTGGGTGAGCAGCTTCATCTTGGGACAGCGATGAACTATGTTCCAGTCATAAGTAAATCATGGCGACCCTTGATGAACCCGGCATTACTGACTCATCGCATCTCTCTACCATTTGAAGTCTGGTCAGTTCTCTACACATCGGTATCGATCGGCCTTGGGCACTTCTTATCGCGTCTGCTGGGCCTACCTCAATGGGTAACACCAGCTTGCTCCTTTAACAACACGACATCTCTACCATTGCTACTTCTCCACTCGCTCAAGAGTGTAGGAAGCCTGAAGCTAATCCTACGCAATGGTGAAACCACTGCATCTGCAATCGACCGTGCTCAGAGTTACTTCCTTGTCTGCGGTGTGATCAGCAAGACCATCGCATACATCGTCGGACCGAAGATGTTACAAGATCGCGGAGATAATCTCAGGAGCGCCGAGGAGCGACAGCGTACCGCAAGCATCCTGGCAGAGGACGAGCAACTCACTGAGGAAACCTCCCTCCTGCCGCCGCGCGCCCAACAAGCCCGAACATCAGCCGGGAACCTGATACGGCGATCGACACACTGGCTGGGCTCCTTATTCCCGCACCGTGTGAAGCAGGAACTCCTCGCACCCTTCGAGTCCCCATTTACCGATGTGACGATAATATGCACAATTCTCGGCACGGTGCTGGGACTGATCCCGTCGTTGCACCGAGCATTCTTctttgacgaggaagagggtGGGATCTTCAATGCGTGGCTGACTGCAAGTGTCAGTAACATCGGTGGGCTGTTTACAACCTTGCAAATCTTTATGGTTGGCTGTAAGCTTGGAATCACATTTGAGCGGATGGTTGCAGAAGGGCATTCTGGCCAAATTCCTGTCAAGGCTATTACGACAATCTTTATGGTTCGCCTGGTGGTCTGGCCGGCGCTGAGTGTTTCCCTGATCTATGGACTGGCTCAACAGACTCATTTTCTGGATGATGATCCGATGCTCTGGTTTAGCATGATGCTGATGCCTGCTGGTCCACCTGCGCTGTTGATTTCCGGGTTGGCAGAATTAGCGCAGGCGTCTGAGATGGAAAAGATGGTGATTGCGAAGACTTTGACG ATCCTGTATGCGTTATCGCCATTTGTATGTTTCAGTATCACGGGAGCGCTGAAAGCCTCCGAGGCAGTGTTGAAAGGGAAACGATGA